In Microbacterium lushaniae, the following are encoded in one genomic region:
- a CDS encoding DEAD/DEAH box helicase, translated as MHSTKITTFGEIIPLIYSWTTPDIPKYAGWEKIGYTEQGSADARIDQQASQLSVEKQKLWAMRALFLTEEGGRFTDADFHRYLRQQGIERETTPKRTEWHKFDGAPKTSLDFFKEFASQDLSSLSSAGTHEDYELREEQQDAVTQAIEAFDAGHTEVLWNAKPRFGKTLTTYDLVRQLDISRVLIVTNRPAIGNSWFDDFARFIGHQTAFQFVSESESITGQRAMTRKQWRDYTREPREVTPRLIEFVSLQDLKGSKYFGGSLNKLEHIASTTWDLLVVDESHEGVDTRKTEDAFRFIKRARTLYLSGTPFKALAGGRFASAEQVFNWTYEDEQSARERWSDASRENPYAALPRLNLFTYQISRMISDRLAEGVAVEEDAENIDFAFSLNEFFATKDNGYFEHEDEVKKFLDRLAQNEKYPFSTPELRDEIRHSFWLLNRVASAKALQRLLKEHEVFKDYDVILAAGDGRSYEDEAGDSDAVNSSLGKVRAAIDRAEKSNGKTITLSVGQLTTGVTVPQWTAVIMLSDIASPARYIQAAFRAQNPCTFERAGHVYRKQNAYIFDFAPERTLVIYDEFANDLRASPTGDHQSRQESIRTLLNFLPVIGEDSDGEMMKLDAADVLTFPKVFKAREVVRRGFLSNLLFANVGGIFRYSEHVAKILEKLPTAEQGKLKHGQPLEMPDPAPSVDDDGVAKVDLETVINPKVAELGKPVWRIEDIPVLDADLPIGTAAERIAKAVSTQLREKREALKAEYKLTARQIDLDEKRTEQAVKHKVERAYVERTVARHRLDDEKEDAAEEKDFLELEAKQEELDKAFEESIISIYRETMESFIPEVVGREEQKKEQKRANKTMDDARAHLRGFARTIPMFLMAYGDQEMRLANFDSYTPDHVFAKVTGITEEEFRLLRDGQRVKEPDGTIVEIPGLFDEDVFDQSIQEFLEKKRILADYFDDSQTENIFAYIPKQKTSLVFPPQTVVQLMVDIIDDQNPGIFSDPEKTFADVFSTAGIFLLELVRRLNTGLVAAIPDDEERLRHILTTQIFELSNNEILHDITIEAVSGGIPERREWLVASGHYDYGNLAAMSAEERRAKINSMLNGER; from the coding sequence GTGCATAGTACGAAGATCACGACGTTCGGCGAGATCATCCCGCTGATCTACTCGTGGACTACCCCCGACATCCCCAAGTACGCAGGCTGGGAGAAGATCGGGTACACCGAGCAGGGGAGCGCCGACGCGCGCATCGATCAGCAGGCATCACAGCTGTCGGTTGAGAAGCAGAAGCTGTGGGCGATGCGGGCGCTGTTCCTCACCGAGGAAGGTGGCCGGTTCACGGACGCAGACTTCCATCGCTACCTCCGTCAGCAGGGGATCGAACGGGAGACGACGCCGAAACGTACCGAGTGGCACAAGTTCGACGGGGCGCCCAAGACGTCCCTGGACTTCTTCAAGGAGTTCGCCAGCCAGGACTTATCCAGCCTGTCCTCGGCCGGCACGCACGAGGACTATGAGCTCCGTGAGGAACAGCAGGATGCCGTCACGCAGGCGATCGAGGCCTTCGATGCGGGCCATACGGAGGTGCTCTGGAACGCGAAACCCCGGTTCGGCAAGACGCTGACGACGTACGACCTCGTGCGCCAGCTGGATATCTCGCGGGTGCTCATCGTCACCAACCGACCTGCGATCGGCAATTCGTGGTTCGACGACTTCGCCCGCTTCATCGGCCATCAGACGGCGTTCCAGTTCGTCTCCGAATCGGAATCGATTACAGGGCAAAGAGCGATGACGCGCAAGCAGTGGCGCGACTACACGCGGGAGCCTAGAGAAGTCACTCCTCGACTCATCGAGTTCGTCTCGTTGCAGGATCTCAAGGGCTCGAAGTACTTCGGCGGTTCGCTGAACAAGCTCGAGCACATCGCCAGCACCACATGGGATCTGCTCGTCGTCGATGAGTCCCATGAAGGCGTGGACACGCGAAAGACCGAAGATGCGTTCCGCTTCATCAAGCGGGCAAGAACGCTGTATCTTTCTGGCACCCCGTTTAAGGCGCTAGCCGGGGGGCGTTTCGCGAGTGCCGAGCAAGTCTTCAACTGGACCTACGAGGACGAGCAGAGTGCGCGTGAGCGGTGGTCCGACGCCAGCAGGGAGAACCCATACGCCGCCCTGCCGAGACTCAACCTGTTCACGTACCAGATCTCCCGGATGATCAGCGATCGGCTTGCGGAAGGCGTCGCGGTCGAGGAGGACGCGGAGAACATCGATTTCGCGTTCAGCCTCAATGAGTTCTTCGCGACTAAGGACAACGGCTACTTCGAGCACGAGGACGAGGTGAAGAAGTTCCTCGACCGGCTCGCGCAGAACGAGAAGTACCCGTTCTCGACTCCGGAGCTTCGCGACGAGATCCGTCACTCGTTCTGGCTGCTCAATCGCGTGGCTTCCGCCAAGGCGTTGCAGCGGCTGCTGAAAGAACACGAGGTGTTCAAGGACTATGACGTCATCCTAGCCGCGGGGGACGGGCGCTCCTACGAGGACGAAGCCGGTGATTCAGATGCGGTGAATTCCTCGCTCGGCAAGGTGCGTGCCGCGATCGATAGAGCCGAGAAGTCCAACGGCAAGACGATCACGCTGTCTGTAGGGCAGCTGACGACGGGTGTCACCGTCCCGCAGTGGACGGCTGTGATCATGCTGTCGGACATCGCTTCGCCGGCGCGATACATTCAGGCCGCCTTCCGCGCGCAGAACCCCTGCACCTTTGAGCGAGCGGGCCATGTGTACCGGAAGCAGAACGCGTACATCTTCGACTTCGCCCCCGAGCGGACGCTGGTCATCTACGACGAATTCGCGAACGATCTGCGCGCTTCGCCGACGGGTGATCATCAGAGCCGGCAGGAGAGCATCCGCACGCTGCTGAACTTCCTCCCCGTGATCGGTGAGGACTCTGACGGCGAGATGATGAAGCTCGACGCGGCAGACGTGCTGACGTTCCCCAAGGTGTTCAAGGCGCGCGAGGTCGTGCGGCGCGGATTCCTCTCGAACCTGCTCTTCGCCAATGTCGGCGGTATCTTCCGCTATTCCGAGCACGTCGCGAAGATCTTGGAGAAGCTGCCGACGGCGGAGCAGGGCAAGCTCAAGCACGGCCAGCCGCTCGAAATGCCCGACCCTGCACCCAGCGTCGACGATGACGGTGTCGCGAAGGTCGACCTGGAGACGGTGATCAACCCCAAGGTCGCCGAGCTCGGCAAACCGGTATGGCGGATCGAGGACATCCCGGTGCTCGACGCAGACCTTCCGATCGGCACCGCCGCAGAGAGGATCGCGAAAGCGGTGTCGACGCAGCTGCGCGAGAAGCGCGAAGCACTGAAGGCCGAGTACAAGCTCACCGCCAGACAGATCGACCTCGACGAGAAGCGCACAGAGCAGGCGGTGAAGCATAAGGTCGAGCGCGCCTACGTCGAGCGAACTGTCGCACGCCACCGTCTCGATGACGAGAAGGAGGACGCCGCCGAGGAGAAGGACTTCCTCGAGCTGGAAGCGAAGCAGGAAGAGCTGGACAAGGCGTTCGAAGAGTCCATCATCTCGATCTACCGCGAGACGATGGAGTCTTTCATTCCCGAGGTCGTGGGCCGCGAGGAGCAGAAGAAGGAGCAGAAGCGCGCCAACAAGACGATGGACGATGCACGAGCGCACCTTCGCGGCTTCGCTCGCACGATCCCGATGTTCTTGATGGCCTACGGCGACCAGGAGATGCGGCTGGCGAACTTCGACAGCTACACGCCCGATCACGTCTTCGCCAAGGTCACGGGCATCACTGAAGAAGAGTTCCGTCTGCTGCGCGACGGACAGCGGGTCAAAGAGCCCGACGGCACGATCGTCGAGATCCCCGGCCTGTTCGACGAGGACGTGTTCGATCAGTCGATCCAGGAGTTCCTCGAGAAGAAGCGCATTCTGGCCGACTACTTCGACGACAGCCAGACCGAGAACATCTTCGCCTACATCCCTAAACAGAAGACCTCGCTGGTCTTCCCGCCGCAGACGGTTGTACAGCTCATGGTCGACATCATCGACGACCAGAACCCGGGGATCTTCAGCGACCCGGAGAAGACGTTCGCGGACGTCTTCTCGACAGCCGGCATCTTCCTCCTCGAACTCGTGCGACGCCTGAACACAGGGCTCGTTGCGGCGATCCCCGACGACGAAGAACGCCTGCGTCACATTCTCACCACGCAGATCTTCGAGCTAAGCAACAACGAGATACTGCACGACATCACGATTGAGGCAGTCTCCGGGGGCATCCCGGAACGACGCGAATGGCTCGTAGCGTCAGGGCACTACGACTACGGCAACCTGGCTGCGATGTCTGCCGAGGAACGACGAGCGAAGATTAACAGCATGCTGAACGGAGAGCGCTGA
- a CDS encoding DNA methyltransferase, whose amino-acid sequence MLDLVSEDLETSAEFLDKTFLEPAAGDGNFLVAILQRKLRAVELRYPRDDWAETSLFALASIYGIELLEDNHHAAKTAMLDKFQGFHLEHGISCSEDTDLYRAAAFLIDVNIVRGDTLTGMDWQGDEIQFSWWDRVPGAQGVVQRKPFTLASMRSQGFDFTIYASYAACRIEKVYEGNTAGA is encoded by the coding sequence ATGCTGGACCTGGTCAGTGAAGATCTCGAGACCAGCGCAGAGTTCCTGGACAAAACGTTTCTCGAGCCGGCTGCGGGAGACGGCAACTTCCTCGTCGCGATCCTGCAGCGCAAACTTCGCGCGGTTGAACTTCGGTACCCTCGCGACGATTGGGCTGAGACGTCGCTGTTCGCGCTCGCCTCGATCTATGGCATCGAGCTTCTCGAGGACAACCACCACGCTGCGAAAACCGCCATGCTCGACAAGTTCCAGGGCTTTCACCTTGAGCACGGCATTTCGTGCTCTGAGGACACGGACCTGTATCGGGCAGCCGCGTTTCTCATCGACGTGAACATCGTGCGCGGAGACACGCTGACCGGCATGGACTGGCAAGGTGACGAGATCCAGTTCTCCTGGTGGGATCGCGTTCCTGGCGCTCAGGGTGTTGTGCAGCGGAAGCCGTTCACTCTCGCGTCGATGCGGAGCCAGGGCTTTGACTTCACCATCTACGCGAGCTACGCCGCTTGCCGTATCGAGAAGGTCTACGAGGGGAACACTGCCGGTGCATAG
- a CDS encoding AAA family ATPase yields the protein MRGGLQRWKRGAGSGGIGRAIDYAVKGSCDAHLHLSTGSDALEVYSNAVDASVTRFVVTDGAITADELSADALRVWLTGHDPVTGEERGTQRLSPDADLLLDATLNHPKSYSIAALLHPELATEFEALQDRLRDRILTTWISELNARRGHGGLIREEITRIEVVELDHRRSRALDPHAHRHLWLNVKVLGADGKWSNVDSRVAMKLHTLINAEGDLAARTDPQWVTALARHGFTLDDVGEIAELVAAVRPFSRRSAQIEANRAKLIAQWSAEHGGASPSIQVLTQIDRRAWAMSRPNKPANLNEQSWETTVRDEIAGLLPRPVFDHSPVPLVSNPIDALDLDLLADAAVVDADERSTRSGGRFSSFDLRAGATRALAGSGVIARRDELTETIDAITDYAHRKCVRLVKDAEIPGHVKALMATETLRLKTRLAGYLDALASPGRSLLPHELRQCAASPEDVERLDTSQFAAAGAIAGTAGLVAITGPAGAGKTTMLRIAYEGLRAQQRRMLVVAPTRKAASVASREVGAEASSLHALLADHGYRCNTDAAGAQVWTRLSIGEADPDTGLVYKGASRFVLRRGDRIVVDEAGMVDLQTAAALVDLALRQQVGVAMVGDPYQALPVGHAGAMASAARFATASVELDTVHRFSDPEYAALTLRLRDPRDRDEALVVAAELFERGHVHRARSAEEARGAMVAAYFEWHARGKRVALVSGTNSEADAINHAIQQRRIDDGELDTTVLALGMGEQRILVGDTVQTRRNDPRTGVENRAQWVVRGIRDDVITLASASDSGDIRGVSRDYALDHLQLAYASTVHGIQGETTDAAVVGPDVDAAGLYVGLTRGRHHNIAITVARTDEEAIAQVGATMMRGTTELTIQDAMRAAHAELRRAARERGRRASAPWTTPSWSPSHSGLSL from the coding sequence ATGCGTGGGGGCCTACAGCGATGGAAGAGAGGCGCCGGATCCGGTGGGATCGGCCGCGCCATCGACTACGCCGTCAAGGGAAGCTGCGATGCGCATCTCCACCTCTCGACGGGATCCGACGCACTCGAGGTGTACAGCAACGCCGTCGACGCGAGCGTCACCCGATTCGTGGTGACGGATGGCGCCATCACAGCCGATGAGCTGTCGGCGGATGCTCTCCGGGTGTGGCTGACCGGCCATGACCCGGTCACAGGAGAGGAGCGCGGAACCCAACGACTCAGCCCAGACGCCGACCTCTTGCTCGATGCGACACTCAACCACCCCAAGTCGTACAGTATCGCCGCGCTGCTGCACCCGGAACTGGCGACCGAGTTCGAGGCGCTCCAGGACCGCCTGCGCGACCGGATTCTGACCACCTGGATAAGCGAGCTCAATGCACGTCGCGGCCATGGAGGCCTCATCCGGGAAGAGATCACCCGCATCGAGGTCGTCGAGCTCGACCACCGTCGCTCGCGCGCGCTCGACCCGCACGCGCACCGCCACCTCTGGCTGAACGTGAAAGTACTCGGCGCCGACGGCAAGTGGTCCAACGTCGACTCCAGGGTCGCGATGAAGCTGCACACGCTGATCAACGCCGAAGGCGATCTTGCCGCGCGCACCGACCCGCAGTGGGTCACAGCTCTTGCCCGCCATGGATTCACGCTCGATGACGTCGGCGAGATTGCGGAACTGGTGGCGGCGGTCCGGCCCTTCTCCCGTCGGTCGGCGCAAATCGAGGCGAATCGCGCCAAGCTCATCGCGCAGTGGAGCGCCGAGCACGGCGGCGCGAGCCCCAGCATCCAAGTCCTCACGCAGATCGACCGTCGCGCGTGGGCGATGTCGCGACCCAACAAGCCCGCCAACCTCAACGAGCAGTCGTGGGAAACCACTGTCCGCGACGAGATTGCGGGGCTCCTCCCCCGGCCCGTCTTCGACCATTCACCAGTACCGCTGGTCTCGAATCCAATCGACGCGCTGGACCTGGACCTTCTTGCGGACGCCGCGGTCGTTGACGCGGATGAGCGGTCCACCCGCTCCGGCGGTCGGTTCAGTTCGTTCGACCTCCGCGCCGGCGCCACGCGAGCTCTCGCAGGCAGTGGGGTGATCGCGCGCCGTGATGAGCTGACCGAGACGATCGACGCGATCACCGACTACGCGCATCGCAAGTGCGTGCGACTGGTGAAGGATGCCGAGATCCCGGGCCACGTGAAGGCGCTAATGGCGACCGAGACCCTGCGCCTGAAGACGCGCCTCGCTGGCTACCTCGACGCACTCGCCTCCCCCGGCCGCTCACTCTTGCCGCACGAGTTGCGTCAGTGCGCGGCCTCCCCGGAAGACGTCGAGCGGCTCGACACCTCGCAATTTGCCGCGGCGGGCGCGATCGCGGGGACAGCCGGACTTGTCGCGATCACCGGGCCGGCCGGCGCGGGTAAGACCACGATGCTGCGCATTGCGTACGAGGGGCTGAGAGCACAGCAACGACGGATGCTGGTGGTCGCGCCGACCCGCAAGGCGGCGTCGGTCGCGTCACGCGAGGTGGGTGCCGAGGCGTCGAGCCTGCACGCGCTGCTCGCCGACCACGGCTACCGCTGTAACACCGACGCCGCCGGAGCCCAGGTATGGACGCGGCTGTCGATCGGCGAAGCGGACCCGGATACCGGGCTCGTCTACAAGGGGGCGTCGCGGTTCGTGCTCCGACGCGGCGATCGGATCGTCGTGGACGAGGCCGGCATGGTCGACCTGCAGACCGCGGCCGCGCTCGTCGATCTCGCGCTCCGACAGCAGGTGGGTGTGGCGATGGTGGGTGATCCGTATCAGGCGCTTCCGGTCGGGCACGCCGGAGCAATGGCATCCGCAGCGCGCTTCGCGACAGCATCCGTCGAACTCGACACCGTGCACCGGTTCAGCGACCCCGAGTACGCCGCTCTCACGCTGCGGCTGCGTGACCCGCGCGACCGGGATGAAGCGCTCGTTGTTGCCGCGGAGTTGTTCGAGCGCGGGCACGTGCATCGGGCGCGGAGCGCGGAGGAAGCGCGCGGCGCGATGGTCGCGGCCTACTTCGAGTGGCACGCGCGCGGGAAGCGGGTCGCGCTGGTGTCGGGCACGAACAGCGAGGCCGATGCGATCAACCATGCGATTCAGCAGCGCCGCATCGACGACGGCGAACTCGATACCACCGTGCTTGCGCTAGGGATGGGCGAGCAGCGCATCCTCGTCGGCGACACCGTGCAGACGCGTCGCAACGACCCCCGCACCGGAGTCGAGAACCGTGCGCAGTGGGTGGTGCGCGGCATTCGGGATGACGTCATCACGCTCGCGTCGGCGAGCGACAGCGGCGACATCCGTGGCGTGAGTCGTGACTACGCGCTCGACCACCTGCAACTGGCGTACGCGTCCACGGTGCACGGCATTCAGGGCGAGACGACGGATGCTGCCGTGGTGGGACCGGATGTCGACGCAGCCGGGCTGTATGTCGGGCTGACGCGAGGCCGCCACCACAACATCGCGATCACTGTCGCACGGACCGACGAGGAGGCGATCGCGCAGGTGGGCGCCACGATGATGCGCGGGACGACCGAGCTCACGATCCAGGACGCGATGCGCGCTGCGCACGCCGAGCTGCGGCGGGCTGCGCGGGAGCGGGGGCGCCGGGCTTCCGCGCCCTGGACCACGCCGAGCTGGTCTCCTTCGCATAGCGGGCTCTCGCTGTGA
- a CDS encoding type II toxin-antitoxin system PemK/MazF family toxin, translated as MAWAALEAVRGREQGGHRPVLIVASAGYLDAVTTLVIVLPITTTDRGWPNHVRVEGPSGVDRPSWVMTEQPPTLSRDRLTGVAGEVSNDCLAAARTWLGDFLDL; from the coding sequence CTGGCCTGGGCGGCTCTCGAGGCTGTCCGCGGCAGAGAGCAAGGTGGTCACCGCCCGGTGCTGATTGTTGCGTCCGCCGGCTACTTGGATGCTGTGACGACGCTCGTCATTGTGTTGCCGATTACAACCACCGACCGCGGATGGCCGAACCACGTTCGCGTGGAGGGGCCGAGCGGGGTGGACCGGCCATCGTGGGTCATGACGGAGCAACCCCCAACGTTGTCACGCGACAGACTCACGGGGGTGGCCGGCGAAGTGTCGAACGACTGTCTCGCAGCAGCCCGTACCTGGCTGGGCGACTTCCTCGATCTCTGA
- a CDS encoding helix-turn-helix domain-containing protein, with translation MGKTESAASLLRNLRQSQGHTLRSAAAELGIAASQLSRMERGQRSVGDDTARRLSSYYSVPAEVVDLARGVAPADVVAILQEHPEEMDRLREKYGS, from the coding sequence ATGGGGAAGACGGAGAGCGCTGCCTCGCTCTTGAGGAATTTGAGGCAAAGCCAGGGCCACACGCTCCGTTCCGCGGCAGCGGAACTGGGCATCGCGGCTTCACAGTTGTCCCGGATGGAACGCGGTCAGCGCTCCGTTGGAGACGATACCGCGAGGCGTCTCTCCTCCTATTACAGCGTGCCGGCCGAGGTCGTTGATCTCGCACGTGGTGTTGCTCCTGCCGATGTCGTCGCCATCCTCCAAGAGCATCCGGAAGAGATGGATCGTCTACGGGAGAAGTACGGCAGTTGA
- a CDS encoding protein kinase family protein, giving the protein MSAPAATVDPWVQLLTGKALGEYLVGDYLGSGNFGYVFEGTHVTTGGIFAIKILKPGALSEAVIDFENEGVLLRQLLSCTGVINVVDGGSGNVDLSNGVHTVPLPIQFLVLARASGSVDELIRDPNTRSRLDWVELLGFWRDVILAVKQMHARSIAHRDLKADNCLMLVSRNLSSVKLADLGRGKDFSLTPTRLPEDYLHGRGDLRFAPPEFLLLQGGSAARDFIAADYYGVGSLLVELATGQPMSALAVGDVRAVLASAMADQAAGRWSDLSAFEANFRTAVAFVVEQMPRSIRADASVVLTHLCRPVPADRLAKPPYSRDRQSRDGLDWVLRRTDIMIRRLLIERKTERLQAAKQRRSA; this is encoded by the coding sequence TTGAGCGCGCCAGCTGCGACTGTCGATCCGTGGGTTCAACTTCTCACTGGCAAAGCTCTCGGCGAGTATCTCGTCGGCGACTATCTGGGATCCGGCAACTTCGGCTACGTATTCGAAGGGACCCACGTGACGACCGGAGGGATCTTCGCGATAAAGATCCTGAAGCCCGGCGCTCTCAGCGAAGCAGTTATCGACTTTGAGAACGAGGGCGTATTGCTGCGCCAGCTGCTGTCCTGCACTGGTGTGATCAACGTTGTGGATGGAGGGAGCGGCAACGTCGATCTCTCGAATGGCGTGCACACCGTGCCTCTTCCCATTCAGTTTCTCGTGCTCGCTCGAGCCTCCGGTTCAGTCGACGAGCTCATTCGGGACCCGAATACACGCTCTCGCCTCGACTGGGTGGAGCTCCTCGGCTTCTGGCGTGACGTAATTCTCGCCGTAAAGCAGATGCACGCCCGCTCCATTGCACATCGGGACCTAAAAGCCGACAACTGTCTGATGCTGGTCAGCCGGAACCTTAGTTCGGTGAAGCTTGCTGATCTTGGACGGGGTAAGGACTTCTCGCTCACTCCGACCCGACTGCCTGAGGATTACCTACACGGCCGAGGGGACCTCAGGTTTGCGCCGCCAGAGTTTCTTCTGCTTCAAGGAGGATCGGCCGCTCGAGACTTCATTGCCGCCGACTATTATGGCGTCGGCTCCCTTCTGGTCGAACTAGCAACAGGACAGCCGATGTCAGCACTCGCCGTCGGAGACGTTCGCGCAGTGCTTGCCTCCGCGATGGCGGATCAAGCGGCTGGCAGGTGGAGCGACCTTAGCGCGTTCGAGGCGAACTTCCGCACCGCAGTTGCCTTCGTCGTTGAACAGATGCCTAGGTCAATCCGCGCCGACGCATCGGTAGTGCTAACACATTTGTGTCGACCCGTCCCAGCCGACCGGTTGGCAAAGCCGCCGTACAGCCGAGATCGCCAGTCGCGGGACGGTCTTGATTGGGTACTGCGGCGAACAGACATCATGATCCGACGGCTCCTGATCGAGCGAAAGACGGAGCGACTACAGGCCGCGAAACAAAGGAGGTCAGCGTAA
- a CDS encoding helix-turn-helix domain-containing protein, which translates to MSTSSTSLALTMKDAAKLVGVDYRTIKLGIESGTIPTVQLGPRRMIPRVPLLRAFGVDA; encoded by the coding sequence ATGAGCACGTCATCCACCTCACTCGCACTGACCATGAAGGACGCGGCGAAACTCGTCGGCGTCGACTACCGCACGATCAAGCTCGGCATCGAGAGCGGGACCATCCCCACGGTCCAACTCGGCCCGCGCCGGATGATCCCCCGCGTCCCGTTGCTGCGCGCCTTCGGCGTCGACGCCTGA
- a CDS encoding type II toxin-antitoxin system death-on-curing family toxin translates to MTEYIEPEDVDELVEDEGFHYRDRNGVLSALASPMPVFGEEVYPGIHQKAAVLISAINHNHPLLDGNKRLSWFVTVAFYDINGYDLRAGAQDADRYIRLIAGANPPPLHDVELWLDKHTFPLD, encoded by the coding sequence GTGACGGAGTACATCGAACCGGAGGACGTCGACGAACTCGTTGAGGACGAGGGATTTCACTACCGGGACCGCAACGGCGTGCTCTCCGCACTGGCGTCCCCCATGCCTGTGTTCGGCGAGGAAGTCTACCCAGGGATTCATCAGAAGGCGGCCGTGCTGATCAGCGCGATCAACCACAACCATCCACTGTTGGATGGAAACAAGCGGTTGAGCTGGTTCGTCACGGTGGCCTTCTACGACATCAACGGCTACGACCTGCGCGCCGGCGCCCAGGACGCCGACCGCTATATCCGGCTCATCGCCGGCGCGAATCCGCCGCCTCTGCACGACGTCGAATTGTGGCTCGACAAGCACACCTTCCCCTTGGACTGA